A region from the Equus asinus isolate D_3611 breed Donkey chromosome 3, EquAss-T2T_v2, whole genome shotgun sequence genome encodes:
- the SPON2 gene encoding spondin-2, whose amino-acid sequence METLSLAAARGKALWALLLATLGSAAGQPLGGDSGCMARPLAKYSVTFTGKWSQTAFPKQYPLFRPPAQWSSLLGAAHSSDYSMWRKDQYVSNGLRDFVERGEAWALMKEIEAAGEKLQSVHEVFSAPAVPSGTGQTSTELEAHSRHSLVSFVVRIVPSPDWFVGVDSLDLCDGDHWREQVAVDLYPYDAGTDSGFTFSSPNFATIPQDTVTEITSSSPSHPANSFYYPRLKALPPIARVTLVRLRQNPRAFVPPAPDLVDRGNEIMDSLSVPETPLDCEVSLWSSWGLCGGPCGKLGAKSRTRYIRVQPANHGTPCPELEEEAECVPDNCV is encoded by the exons ATGGAAACCCTGAGCCTGGCTGCCGCCCGGGGCAAAGCCCTCTGGGCTCTCCTCCTGGCCACGCTTGGCTCTGCTGCCGGCCAGCCGCTGGGGGGAGACTCTGGCTGCATGGCCCGGCCCCTGGCCAAGTACAGCGTCACCTTCACCGGCAAGTGGAGCCAGACAGCCTTCCCCAAGCAGTACCCTCTGTTCCGGCCGCCCGCACAGTGGTCGTCCCTGCTAG GGGCAGCGCACAGCTCCGACTACAGCATGTGGAGGAAGGACCAGTATGTCAGCAACGGGCTGAGGGACTTTGTGGAGCGGGGCGAGGCGTGGGCCCTGATGAAGGAGATCGAGGCGGCCGGAGAGAAGCTGCAGAGCGTGCACGAAGTGTTCTCAGCCCCTGCTGTGCCCAGTGGCACTGGGCAAACCTCCACGGAGCTCGAGGCCCATTCCAGGCACTCGCTC GTGTCCTTCGTGGTGCGCATCGTCCCCAGCCCTGACTGGTTTGTGGGCGTCGACAGTCTGGACCTGTGTGACGGGGACCACTGGAGGGAGCAGGTCGCCGTGGACCTTTACCCCTACGACGCTGGGACAGACAGCGGCTTCACTTTCTCCTCCCCCAACTTCGCGACGATCCCGCAGGACACAGTGACTGAG ATAACATCCTCATCTCCCAGCCACCCAGCAAATTCCTTCTACTACCCGCGCCTGAAGGCCCTGCCCCCCATCGCCAGAGTGACCCTGGTGCGGCTCCGGCAGAACCCCAGGGCTTTTGTCCCGCCCGCCCCAGACCTGGTGGACAGGGGCAACGAGATCATGGACAGCCTCTCAG TTCCAGAAACGCCGCTGGACTGCGAGGTCTCTCTGTGGTCGTCCTGGGGCCTGTGCGGAGGTCCGTGCGGGAAGCTGGGGGCCAAGAGCAGGACTCGCTACATCCGCGTGCAGCCCGCCAACCACGGGACGCCCTGCCCGGAGCTGGAAGAGGAGGCGGAGTGCGTGCCTGACAACTGCGTCTGA